From Lycium ferocissimum isolate CSIRO_LF1 chromosome 12, AGI_CSIRO_Lferr_CH_V1, whole genome shotgun sequence, one genomic window encodes:
- the LOC132039017 gene encoding uncharacterized protein LOC132039017: MASRAILRRRRLLSDYLNVSARSIQNLQSWGYGQSAHYLDSRGFSSTMNCICQGSDKRKDHDEVSPAKDGYSRFSGLGLFQPKYYNTTAFGYVNRKADVISSIGVRLSPYSVRFASTATAKQPAMESDDEEDLIAKKKSEASPEECDQAVVGLSTAKAKAKAKRPQESQKVAKSVIQRIWATLLGIGPALRAVAAMSREDWAKKLAHWKHEFISTMQHYWLGFKLLWADMRISSRLLIKLAGGKSLSRRERQQLTRTTADMFRLVPFAVFIIVPFMEFLLPVFLKLFPNMLPSTFQDKMKEQEALKRRLIARIEYAKFLQDTVKEMAKEVQNSRSGELKKTAEDLDEFLSKVRRGAGVTNEEILGFAKLFNDELTLDNISRPRLVSMCKYMGISPYGTDAYLRFMLRKRLQRIKEDDKLIQAEGVESLSEAELREDCRERGMLGLLSVEEMRQQLRDWLDLSLNHSVPSSLLILSRSFTVSGRLKPEEAVGATLSSLPDEVVDTVGITSLPSEDSVSERRRKLDYLEMQEELIKEEEEKEEEEKTRRKESVCSQEDVALKEMTIPTATEAQEQARARAIDKQEQLCKISRALAVLASASSVSQEREEFLRLVNKEIKLYHSMVDEEGAVGEVEAIKAYRAAHDENDHSSEHDGISSALIDKVDSMLQNLEKEIDDVDAKIGDHWRILDRDYDGKVTPEELAAAAMYLKDTLGKEGVQELISNLSKDTDGKIFVEDIVKLGSRVEDARSDE; the protein is encoded by the exons ATGGCTTCTAGAGCGATTCTACGGAGGAGGAGGCTTCTTTCTGACTATTTGAATGTCTCTGCTCGGTCAATTCAAAATCTTCAAAGTTGGGGGTATGGGCAATCTGCTCATTATTTGGACTCCCGCGGTTTCAGCTCAACTATGAATTGTATTTGTCAAGGTTCAGATAAAAGAAAGGATCACGATGAAGTTTCTCCAGCAAAAGATGGATATTCGAGATTTTCTGGTTTAGGATTGTTCCAGCCAAAATATTATAATACTACAGCATTTGGCTATGTAAATAGGAAAGCTGATGTTATTTCTTCGATTGGCGTGAGATTGTCGCCGTACTCTGTACGTTTTGCTTCTACAGCAACAGCAAAACAACCTGCTATGGAAAGTGATGACGAAGAAGACTTGattgccaaaaagaaaagtgaagctTCTCCCGAGGAATGTGATCAGGCTGTTGTAGGATTAAGTACTGCAAAGGCCAAAGCAAAAGCGAAACGGCCGCAAGAATCTCAGAAGGTTGCTAAATCTGTTATTCAGAGAATATGGGCAACACTTTTGGGGATTGGTCCCGCTTTGAGAGCGGTGGCCGCAATGAGTAG GGAAGATTGGGCAAAAAAACTTGCTCACTGGAAGCATGAGTTTATATCTACTATGCAACATTACTGGCTAGGTTTTAAGCTCCTGTGGGCTGATATGAGGATCAGTTCAAGACTGCTGATAAAACTAGCTGGTGGAAAGAGTCTTTCTAGACGAGAGAGGCAACAGCTCACACGGACTACTGCCGATATGTTCAGGCTGGTTCCATTTGCTGTTTTCATCATTGTCCCATTCATGGAATTCTTACTGCCTGTATTCTTGAAGCTGTTTCCAAACATGTTGCCATCTACTTTTCAAGACAAAATGAAAGAACAG GAAGCACTAAAGAGGAGGTTGATTGCGAGGATAGAATATGCAAAATTTCTTCAAGACACCGTGAAGGAGATGGCTAAAGAAGTCCAAAACTCTCGAAGTGGAGAACTAAAGAAAACAGCTGAAGATCTTGATGAATTTCTGAGCAAG GTTAGAAGAGGGGCAGGAGTCACAAATGAGGAAATTTTAGGCTTTGCCAAGCTGTTCAATGATGAACTTACCCTAGATAATATAAGCAG GCCTCGATTAGTAAGTATGTGCAAGTATATGGGGATCAGTCCTTATGGAACAGATGCTTATTTGCGTTTTATGCTTCGGAAGAGATTGCAAAG GATCAAAGAAGATGACAAATTGATTCAAGCTGAAGGTGTGGAGTCTCTTTCAGAGGCTGAACTTCGTGAAGATTGTAGAGAGCGAGGCATGCTTGGTTTACTTTCCGTGGAAGAAATGCGTCAACAG CTCCGAGATTGGTTGGATTTGTCACTTAATCATTCAGTGCCTTCTTCACTTCTGATCCTTTCCAG GTCTTTCACCGTTTCTGGAAGGTTGAAGCCAGAGGAGGCTGTTGGAGCTACACTGTCTTCGCTACCAGATGAGGTTGTGGACACTGTGGGAATCACTTCCCTGCCATCTGAAGATTCGGTATCGGAAAGGAGGAGGAAACTGGATTATCTTGAAATGCAGGAGGAGCTTATCAAG gaagaagaagagaaagaggaagaagagaaaacTAGAAGGAAGGAATCTGTTTGTAGTCAAGAGGATGTGGCATTGAAAGAGATGACTATTCCAACTGCTACAGAAGCACAAGAGCAAGCCCGAGCAAGAGCAATTGACAAACAAGAGCAGCTATGTAAAATTAGCCGTGCCTTGGCTGTTCTAGCTTCTGCTTCT TCTGTTAGCCAAGAGCGTGAAGAGTTCCTGAGGCTTGTAAATAAAGAG ATCAAGCTTTATCATAGCATGGTAGATGAAGAGGGTGCAGTTGGTGAAGTGGAAGCCATCAAGGCATATAGAGCTGCTCACGATGAGAATGATCATTCTTCTGAACATGATGGGATTTCATCGGCACTCATAGATAAG GTTGATTCCATGCTTCAAAATCTCGAGAAGGAAATTGATGACGTTGATGCCAAAATTGGCGATCATTGGCGAATACTTGACAG GGATTATGATGGGAAAGTGACTCCCGAGGAGCTGGCAGCTGCAGCCATGTACTTGAAGGATACTCTTGGCAAAGAAGGGGTTCAAGAACTCATCAGCAACCTTTCCAAAGATACAG ATGGAAAGATTTTTGTCGAAGACATTGTTAAGCTAGGCAGCCGTGTAGAAGATGCCAGGTCCGATGAATAG
- the LOC132040742 gene encoding acetyl-CoA-benzylalcohol acetyltransferase-like encodes MAFEKENMEVKILSTKFIKPSSPPPNHLQNYKLSFFDQIADETHLPLVLFYPPTNNTNTYNEEQLEQSLSRILTHVYPIAGRFTEDDSIYCQDQGVKFVKAKLNSKLNEFLEKAHEDVNLALLCWPQDTWDVDDTNILIMPIVIVQITEFECGGLALSMSHAHTAMDGFTTFTFVHEWSKVCRLEIPKEKIDFLRFNLAEVFPPRDLSKLLLPRLPHDNRKDTKLVAKRLYINEDSISRLRKEVGDLCFKPSRVEMIIALLWRALIRASEKKHGHLRRSLIGVPINLRTKLISLPQVEKSFGNLVIDAPVKFVPGENKMELQNFVGLIRDTVKETIIACDKTSTEDVVSAVANIYNASFVAQEWGGNEEVDMYTSSSLCRFPIQEADFGWGNPCLMHFGSRHNQYCWLYDAECGNGVCVQVDLKETNMHLLERDSDIKAFFEF; translated from the coding sequence ATggcttttgaaaaagaaaacatggaagttaAAATCTTGTCCACAAAGTTCATAAAACCATCTTCACCACCTCCAAATCACCTCCAAAATTACAAGTTATCATTCTTTGATCAAATAGCTGATGAAACACATTTGCCTCTTGTTCTTTTCTATCCTCctaccaacaacaccaacacttATAATGAAGAACAACTTGAGCAATCCTTATCTAGAATTCTAACCCATGTTTATCCAATTGCTGGTAGATTTACCGAGGATGACTCGATTTACTGCCAGGACCAAGGGGTTAAATTTGTAAAGGCCAAGTTAAATAGTAAGCTCAATGAATTTCTTGAGAAAGCACACGAGGATGTCAACCTTGCTTTGCTTTGCTGGCCTCAAGATACTTGGGATGTGGATGATACTAACATACTCATCATGCCAATTGTCATTGTGCAAATCACGGAATTCGAGTGtggtggcttggctctatcTATGAGCCACGCGCACACTGCGATGGATGGTTTCACAACTTTCACTTTTGTTCACGAGTGGTCCAAAGTGTGCAGATTGGAGATTCCTAAAGAGAAGATCGATTTTCTGAGATTTAATTTGGCTGAAGTTTTCCCACCAAGAGATTTATCGAAACTTCTCTTGCCTCGTCTCCCCCACGATAATCGTAAGGACACTAAATTAGTAGCCAAAAGGCTATACATCAATGAGGATTCTATTTCAAGGCTCAGAAAAGAAGTCGGAGATTTATGCTTTAAGCCCTCAAGAGTTGAGATGATCATAGCCCTACTATGGAGGGCTTTGATCCGTGCTTCAGAGAAGAAGCACGGACATCTGAGACGTTCCCTAATAGGCGTCCCAATAAACTTGCGAACTAAGTTGATTTCTTTACCTCAAGTAGAAAAATCTTTCGGGAATCTTGTAATTGACGCCCCGGTAAAATTTGTACCTGGGGAGAACAAGATGGAATTGCAGAACTTTGTAGGGTTGATTCGTGACACGGTGAAGGAAACTATTATTGCTTGTGACAAGACTTCAACGGAGGACGTAGTGTCCGCGGTGgcaaatatatataatgcaagTTTTGTAGCACAAGAATGGGGAGGAAATGAAGAAGTTGATATGTACACAAGTTCAAGTTTGTGTAGATTTCCTATACAAGAAGCTGATTTTGGTTGGGGAAATCCATGTTTGATGCATTTTGGGTCAAGGCATAATCAGTATTGCTGGTTGTATGATGCAGAATGTGGAAATGGGGTTTGTGTGCAAGTGGACTTGAAGGAAACTAACATGCATTTATTGGAGCGTGACAGTGATATCAAGGCTTTCTTTGAGTTTTAG
- the LOC132040729 gene encoding acetyl-CoA-benzylalcohol acetyltransferase-like, with the protein MAGQIQVEIMSKKLIKPSSPTPKHLQNYKLSFFDQIAEKTHMPFVLFYPHNNSSTTTDSMVQQLEESLSRILTHVYPAAGRFDENNNSIICQDQGVQLIKANVNRRMDDEFLQQAHNNLDLAMEFWPQGIKDVDTTNLFATPIMFVQIAIFQCGGIVLSTSAAHPAIDGWTNFTFIYEWSKVCKLGIPAEKINFMSFDMANIFEPRDITTIFEPSAIFAGKRSKLVAKKFVMDEVSVSKLRDKLTNCNALSFKPSRVEIITAILWRAQLRASQAITGKIKPSVMSFPLSLRSKLKYPEAANPFGNFIIEVPIAYEPKGTDMELHDFIRLIRETVQKTVEYCGEASADDVVALVANLYNKSYGGTEWGASDDVEEFTCSSLSRFHMQEADFGWGNPNLMHFGSRHHPVFWLYSTQCGNSIVVQMDLKEKYMDFIEHDQEFLAFTKF; encoded by the coding sequence ATGGCTGGTCAAATTCAAGTTGAAATCATGTCCAAGAAACTCATAAAACCATCTTCACCAACTCCTAAACACCTCCAAAATTACAAATTATCTTTCTTTGACCAAATTGCTGAAAAAACGCATATGCCTTTTGTTCTATTTTATCCACATAACAACTCTTCTACTACTACTGATTCTATGGTACAACAACTTGAAGAATCACTTTCTAGGATTTTAACTCATGTTTATCCAGCTGCTGGTagatttgatgaaaataataattcaatcaTTTGTCAAGATCAAGGCGTGCAACTAATAAAAGCTAATGTCAATCGTCGAATGGACGATGAATTCCTCCAACAAGCACACAACAATTTGGATCTCGCCATGGAATTTTGGCCACAAGGGATTAAGGATGTGGACACGACAAATTTGTTCGCGACACCAATTATGTTTGTGCAAATCGCGATTTTCCAATGTGGGGGAATCGTGTTATCTACTAGCGCTGCACACCCTGCAATTGACGGGTGGACAAATTTTACGTTCATCTACGAGTGGTCCAAAGTGTGTAAATTGGGAATTCCAGCTGAAAAGATTAACTTCATGAGCTTTGATATGGCTAACATTTTCGAACCAAGAGACATAACCACGATTTTTGAACCTTCTGCTATTTTCGCAGGGAAACGTTCAAAGTTGGTGGCTAAAAAGTTTGTTATGGATGAGGTCTCTGTATCAAAGCTCAGAGACAAATTAACTAACTGCAATGCCTTAAGCTTTAAGCCCTCAAGAGTTGAGATTATTACGGCGATTTTATGGAGGGCTCAACTCCGCGCTTCACAGGCAATAACAGGGAAAATTAAGCCTTCTGTAATGTCATTTCCCCTGAGTTTACGCAGTAAGCTTAAATATCCTGAAGCAGCTAATccttttggaaattttattaTTGAAGTTCCTATAGCCTATGAGCCTAAAGGGACCGATATGGAGTTACATGATTTTATTAGATTGATAAGAGAAACAGTGCAAAAAACTGTTGAGTATTGTGGTGAAGCTTCTGCAGATGATGTAGTTGCCTTGGTGGCTAATTTATATAACAAAAGTTATGGAGGAACAGAATGGGGAGCtagtgatgatgttgaggaaTTTACATGTTCAAGTTTGAGTAGATTTCACATGCAAGAAGCAGATTTTGGATGGGGGAATCCAAATTTAATGCATTTTGGATCAAGACATCATCCAGTGTTTTGGTTGTATTCTACACAATGTGGTAATAGTATTGTTGTGCAGATGGATCTCAAGGAAaagtacatggacttcattgAACATGACCAAGAATTCCTGGCTTTTACCAAGTTttag